The DNA window GTTCGGCCGCAATGCCAAGCTCATCCACATTGATATTGATGCGGCGGAGTTTAACAAAATGATCCAGGTGGATGTGGCCATCAAGGGCGATGCCAAAGCCGCCCTGACCAAGCTGCTGCCGCTCATGGAGAAACTCCCTACCGAAGACTGGGTAGAGCATCTGGACGGCTACAAAAAGAAATTCCCCCTCACTTACAAGAAGCAGGGCGGCCTGCGCATGCAGCAGGTCATTGATGAGCTTTACACCCTCACCCAGGGCAAGGCCATCGTCACGACCGATGTGGGCCAGCACCAGATGTGGGCGGCCCAGTTCTACAAGAATGATGCCAGCTATCATTGGATCAGCTCCGGCGGTGCAGGCACGATGGGCTTTGGCTTCCCGGCCGCCATTGGTGCGCAGCTCGCCTGCCCGGACAAGCTCGTGGTGACCATCTGCGGTGACGGCGGTTTTCAGATGACCCTGTTTGAACTGGCCACTGCCGCCATCCACAAGCTGCCCATCAAAATCATCATCCTCAACAACAGCTACCTGGGCATGGTGCGCCAGTGGCAGGAGCTGTTCTTTGAAAACCGTGAAAGCGGGGTGGATCTCGTTGGCAACCCTGACTTCGTGAAACTTGGCGAGGCCTATGGCATCAAAGGCTTCCACATCCGCCGTCCAGCCGATGTGGAGCGTATCCTCCAGCAGGCTCTCGACTACAACGACGGCCCTTGTATCATCGAAGCCGAGTGCATCAAGTATGAAAACGTGTTCCCGATGATCCCTGCCGGCGCGGCCCTCGAAGACATGATCACCGAGGCACCCAAGCACAAGATGGAGAAGCCCACCGGTTCCACGTAATACTCGGAGCGCGGACGTCCCCGTCCGCCTCCAGTCTTGCTCCGGACTGCGGACGCCCCGTCCGCTTCCCCTCCTCCCATGAAACTGAACACCGTCATCAAGGGCGATGCGTTGAAAGAGTTAAAAAAGCTCCCCAATGCATCCGTCCAGGCGGTGATCGCCGACCCTCCTTATTTCAACGTCCTCGAAGATGAAGCCTGGGACACGCAATGGAAAACGCCCGAAGCCTACCTTGCCTGGTGCAAGCGCTGGGTGGCGGAGTGCCTGCGCGTGCTCAAAGATGACGGCCTCTGCTTCATCTTCGGCCAGTTAGGCAAGCGAGAGCACACCTTCATTCACCTCATGTCCCAGCTCTGTCTCCAGCACGCTTATCACGATCTCATCATCTGGGACCGTGCCGTGGGCTACAATGAACGCCGGGACAGCTTCACCCCGCAGTATGAGATGATTCTCGTCCTGCGGAAGGGGGAGAAGGTCAAGTTTAACAAAAAGTCCGTACGCATCCCTTACGATGCCGAGACCATCTCCGCCTACCTGCGCGACACGCGATACAAGAACATGGAGGCCCGCAAAGCCCACCTTGAAGAGGGCAAATTCGCCACCAACATCCTCCGCATTCCCAGCCTTAAAGGCCTCAACAAGGAGAAGTGCGGCCACCCTAGCCAAAAACCCCTGGCCCTCATCAGCAAACTCATCTCCTGCAGCACCGACGCCGGCGATGTCGTCCTGGATCCCTTTCTGGGCAGCGGCACCACCGCTGTCGCTGCAGAAAAAGAAGGCCGTCCATGGATCGGCATCGAATGTGATGCCACATACGCGAAAATAGCCCGCCAGCGCCTTAAGACCAGCCGCATTACTCTTTCTTAAATTTCCACCCACCCCTTTAACAGAACACCCCAGCACCATGAGCGACCGCATCCCCGCCACCACCGATAAAAAACCAGCCCCGCTGGCCGACATCATCAACATCCACACGCTCAGCGTGTACGTGAACAACCAGCCCGGCGTGCTCGGCCGCATCTGCGCGGTCTTCAGCCGCCGCGGGTTCAACATCGAATCCCTCGTCGTGTCCCAGACACGCGACCCGCGCTTCAGTCGCATGACCATCGGCATCAGCGGCCACCCGGAAGGCCTGCACCAGATCATCATGCAGGTGAACAAGCTCATTGACGTGATCCACTGCGCCGAGCATAACGACACTGACGCCGTGGCCAAAGAACTCGTGCTGGTCAAGATCGCCGCCGGCCCTGAGCAGCGCACCGAAATCCTCCAAATCGTTGAGCATTACGCCGGCAAAACCGTGGACCTTCAGGATGACAGCCTCATCGCCATGATCAGCGGCAACACCGACAAGCTGGACGCCGCCGTGCGTCTGCTCAGCAAGTTTGAGATCGTCGAAACCGTGCGCACCGGCAAGGTGGTCATGGCACGCGGCCTCGAGACGACCTAACCGCCGTTGACACACTTCTCGTTAGTCAAAGGAGTGAGTGGTTGCGCCCTCACTCCTTATTTTTTGTGGTGCGGGCTTACTGGCGGTCCTTGAGTCCAGGCTCACCCGCATGCGTGGCGCAGTGGGCACAGCAAAAGATCTTGTCTTCGGACTCCACACCGTGCCCCACGATCCGGCAGTCGCAGTGCTCGCAGGTCGGAGCCAGGGAGTGTATGGCACATTCAAAGCTGTCAAAGACATGCTCCTTCTCATGGAGGGTCACGGTGAAGGCTTTGTCATAAACATTTCCGCAGGTTTCACACGGTGCAGTATTTTTCATGGTGATGGAATGGGTTCAGAGAGGCATCGCAGCCCTCCCGCCCTTTGGCCTCGTTTTTTTAGCTCCCCGCTTGCCCTTCCCCTTCATCACGCCCACCTTGCCCCATGCCCCAGCGCATTGCCCTCTTTGGAGGCAGCTTCAATCCACCTGGCCTGCATCATCGCGTCATCGCCCAGCGCCTCGCGCAGGAGTTTGACCGCGTATGCATCATCCCCTGCGGCCCACGTCCGGACAAGCCGGTCACGGATTCCATCCCTGCCGTTTACAGGGCAGCTCTTGCCGATCTCACCTTTGGCAGGCTGCCCGGCGTCACCGTGGACCTCTTTGACCTGGAGCAGTCCACCTTCACGCCCAATTGGGATCTCCAGGCCCGTTACGAGCCGGAGGGGGAGGTCTGGCACGTTGTCGGGGCAGATCTCGTCGCGGATGGGGCCACGGGCGAGTCCATGATCCAGCGAACCTGGAAAAACGGTGCCTCCCTCTGGCAGACCGCCCGCTTCGCCGTGCTCACGCGTCCGGGTTATGTCATGGAGCCTGCAGATCTCCCGCCGCATTCACAGGTCTTCCAGATTAAGGAAACAGGTTCCAGCACCGTCATCCGCGAAAACCTCAGCAAAGGCCGGCCGGTCGAAAACCTCCTGTCCACCCGTGCCCTGGCCTATATTGCCCGGTACGGTTTATATAGAGCTCCCAACCCGGCAAGCTGGGCGCAGCAGAGCCTCAGCGGACATACGTTTTCCGCCCAGACCGATCCGCACAACGAAAAAGCCAAAGCCTGGCTGGCCGACCTAGGCCCCGGCACGGAGGAAAATCCGGGCTTTATCACTGTACTTGGTGGCGATGGAGCCATGCTCCGCTGCATCCGCGAGCGCTGGCGTGAGAGGCTGCCCTTCTTCGGTATCAATGCTGGCCATCTCGGCTTCCTCATGAATGCGCCTGAGCAGGTCTTCGGCAGCCCTTTTCCGCCTGCGGATGTCATCCTCCGCCAGATGCCGCTTCTCTATATCGAGACCGTTGACCGCGAAGGCCGCGTGCAACAGGCCTATGGCTTCAATGATGCCTGGCTGGAGCGCTCCACCAGCCAGAGCGCCTGGCTGCAAGTCATCGTCAATGGCGTAGAGCGCATCCCCAAGCTCGTCAGTGACGGTGCCCTTGTGGCCACCGCCGCCGGCTCCACCGCCTATGCCCGCAGCATGGGCGCCAGCCCTCTCCTCGCAGACACCCCCGCCTGGCTCCTCGTCGGCTCCAATGTCATGGAGCCCGCCCATTGGCGCAGCGCCCTGCTTTCCGTGGATAACACCGTGGAAATCCGCAGCCTCAGCCCGGACCACCGCCCCGTTCAGGCCTATGTGGACGGTCTCAGTCTCGGGGAGGTCATCACCTTCCGCGCCCGGCTCAGTCGCGCCGCCAGCGCCGAGCTGGCCTTCTGCGCCAGCCATGACATGGCGGACAAGATCGCCGCCATCCAGTTTCACCGTTCCACCGATGGCCACTGAGAGGACGTAAGAAACCTTCTCCGCGAGCGTATTTTGCCAATGCCACGCCTCTTGCTGACCCTCGCCACCGCTCTTACCCTGGGCTCCCCTGCCCTGGCCGATGAGCGCCCGGTCAGCTTTGTCCACGATGTCATGCCACATCTGCAGAAAGCCGGCTGCGCAGCGGGCAACTGCCATGCCAAACCCGAAGGGCAGAATAACTTCAAGCTCTCCGTCTTTGGCTACGATCCGGCTAACGACTACCATGAGATCATCCGCGATGACCGTGGCCGCCGCGTCTTCATGGCCGCGCCGGAAGAAAGCCTCCTGTTGAAAAAGGCCACCGGTGCCGTGCCCCATGAAGGTGGAGCCGTCATCGCCAAAGACAGCGAGCCTTATCAAATCCTCGTGCGCTGGCTCAAACAGGGCGCACCCGCCGCCTTGGAAAACGAAACCTCCCTCGTCAGCGTCGCCGTGGAGCCCCGGGAGCAAAGCTACAAAAAAGGCGGCAAACAAAAGCTGACCGCCACCGCCACCTTCTCCGATGGGCAGACCAAGGACGTCAGTGAGCTAACCGAATTCCTCTCTCAGGATAAAGAGATCGCCCAGGTGGATGAGCACGGCACCGTCACCGTTGGCAGCACCAGTGGTGAAGGCGTCGTCCTCGTGCGTTACATGGGTCACGTGGATGTCGCCCGCATCACCGTCCCGGCGGACAAGCTCCTGCCTGACGACCTGTATGCCAAACTCCCTGTCAACAACGAGATTGACCGGAAGGTTTACGACCGCCATCAAAAGCTCGGCCTTCTCCCCTCCTCCACCTGCACGGATGAGGAGTTTATGCGCCGCGCCTCCCTGGATGCCATCGGCATCCTGCCCACCGCTGAGCGTGCCAAAACCTTCCTCGCAGACACCCGTCCGGATAAACGCACTCTCTTCATCAACGAGCTTCTCGAACACCCTAATTATGCCGACCATTGGGCCGTCAAATGGGGCGATTTGATCCGCCCAAACCCCTCCCGCGTCGGCGTGAAGCCCGTGTACCTTTTGGACCAGTGGCTGCGCGAAGCCTTCCGGCAAAACATGCCTTATGACCAGATGGTCAAAGAGCTCCTCACCGCCGAAGGCAGCAGCCATGAATACGGCCCCGTCGCCGTTTTCCGCGACAAGCGCGATCCTATTGATACCAGCGCGTTCGTCAGCCAGATCTTCCTCGGCGTGCGCCTGGACTGCGCCAAATGCCACCATCACCCCAGCGAAAAATGGACGCAGGAGGACTACTACCAGCTCGCCGCCTTCTTCGGCCAGATGTCCCGCAAAGGCCAGGCCATCTCCGCCCCCATCTCGGGCGAGCCTGAATACTGGTGGTATGGCGGCAAGGGCTCCGTCCTCCACCCCATCACGGAGGCCGTCATGATGCCCAAACCTCCCGACGGCCCGGAGATGCCCTATGTCGAAGGCCAGGACCCGCGCACCCGCCTAACCGATTGGATGGCAGGCAGCGACAACCCCTTCTTTGCCAAAGCCATCGTCAACCGTCTCTGGTCCGAATTCCTCGGCCGGGGCATAGTCGAGCCTGTGGATGACTTCCGCGTCTCCAATCCCGCCACTAACGAAGCCCTGCTCGACTGGCTCGCCGCCGACTTCATCGCCAGCGGCTACGACCTCAAGCACCTCATCCGCACCATCCTCAATTCCCGCACCTACCAGCTCAGCTCAGAACCCAACGAGCACAACCTCGCCGACACCAAAAACTTCTCCCGCGCCCAAAAGCGCCGCCTCAGTGCCGAAGTCCTCCTCGATGCCCTCGATGACCTCACCGGCGTGCGCGACACCTTCAGCGGCCTGCCGCCCAATTCACGCGCCGTGATGACCTGGAACCACAAGCTGGAAAGCAATTTCCTGGACGCCTTCGGCCGCCCCAATGCCAGCCAGGAATGCCCCTGCGAACGAGAAAGAAAGTCCAGCGTCATCCAGGCTCTGCACCTCATGAATTCCAATGACCTTCAGGCCAAGCTCAGCGCCAAAGAAGGCAAGATCACCACCCTGGTGAACAGCGACCTGCCCGAACCCCAGATCGTCAAAGAAATTTATCTCGCCGCCTACAACCGCCTCCCCGTCGCTGAAGAGTTGCAGACCGCCTTAAAGTTCTTCACCACCCCCGGCGCCACCCGCCAGACCGCCGTCGAAGACCTCGCCTGGGCCCTCATCAACTCAGCCGAGTTTGTTTTCAACCACTGAACCCCCAGAAGCTCCCGGAGGCACGTGCTTGCATAGATCGCTCCCACAGGGAGCACGAAAGATAGCCTGTGGTGAAGGGAGTGCAGCGACCGGGAACCACCGGATCAAGAATAACCAGCGATATAATTCAGCACGTCCTGGAGGGACGCCGGAAAGGTTGTTTGCCCCCACCCAACGTAAACCGGATGATATTCAACGAGGCCCCGATCGAGCATCTCCACATACTTCTCCTGCTGCCACACGATCCCCGCCAGCTCCAGCTCCTCATGGATCCAGCGGGAAGATGCGCTCTTCAACCGCTGCATCACGTCAGCCAGGCGCATGGGCAGAAACAGCAGGTAACGATGACACCTTCATGAGGATGAAAACATCCGGCGCGTATTAAACGTCAACCATTTACGTTTTTCGTAATATAAATCAATATCATCTCACATTGCTGTGAGATGATATTCCTGGCCGTTGAAGTCCTTTAATGCTTGTCAACCTCCACCCCAAGCTCGCGCAACTGCTGGCGTACAAGCTTGAGCACCGAACGTCCTTCCTTCGTAATCCGGTAGGCACGGGGAGCTTTCGGCCCCCGGCTTTCATCCACCGTTGAGACCAGCCAGCCATTCCTCTCCATCCGCTTCAGCAGCGGATAAAGCGTGCCCGGGCTGACATCGTAACCATGGTGACGCAGTTCCTTGATCATCCATTGGCCAACGACATCCTCCTCTGCGGCGTGGTGCAGGATGTGCACCTTCCAAAAGGAAAGCAGGATTTCGCGGTTGATCAGTTTCAGGTCCATGAGGGAAAGGGCTGGCAACCTAAGAATGGCTGACTTTTTAGACCCTGCCAAGCACAGAACGCATTAATTGCCTGCATGGGCAAGTTTCAATCAGGCCAGAGTTTCAGGCGAGCACACCCTCACTTGATCTCTGCTGATTTCTCCCGGTTCTGGCCCGCCTGATGAAACAAGCTCACTCGTTCGTGCTGTGAGATTGCGGCAGATCGAATCCATTGCTCCGCAGCGTTTCTCTGCTGCGCATCACTCAGATCTAGTCCGGCCATTGCTTCTGAGCGGACTTGCTGGGCAACAGCGCCTGGAAGCTTTAGAGTCCAGTCAAATGCTGCATGGATCTTCCCCTCATCTGCAACGCCCTGAACAAACAATCGAGCAGCTTTGACGACACTTTGAGGATCGACCAGGCTAAGCTCCAAGGTGGGCAGCAAGAGAGCGTAATCTTTTGCGCGAGAGTCATCCCGCTCCAGCCACCGAATCATGTCTTTGATGAGCGGCGTCTGCCAGCCGGGCTCCGCATATTTGGAGAGGAGCGCGAAGGCTTCTTTTGGATGGCTGGGGCAGCGTACACTGACAAGACGGGTGACCAAAGTGTTGTATTGAGGATCTTGGCGAAGCTGTGCGAACATGGCCGCCAGCTTTTCCTCCGGCAATGCTCGTGCTCCCCAGGCCAGGCCATCCGCCCATCCATGATCCAGACCTGCCCCCTGCTGGAGAGCAAAGGAAAAGGCCGCCTCAGGCTCGGTTTCCGCCCACTTGGATGTCACTGCGGCCAGGAGTTCCTCCCGACCGTCACTGGCAGGCAGAGCGGCCACCCACGCAGCGGCGTCAGGGGCTGACTTGATGACCCACAGATTCAGCACTTGTCGGGCGCTCTCGACTTCATCTTC is part of the Prosthecobacter sp. SYSU 5D2 genome and encodes:
- a CDS encoding site-specific DNA-methyltransferase — translated: MKLNTVIKGDALKELKKLPNASVQAVIADPPYFNVLEDEAWDTQWKTPEAYLAWCKRWVAECLRVLKDDGLCFIFGQLGKREHTFIHLMSQLCLQHAYHDLIIWDRAVGYNERRDSFTPQYEMILVLRKGEKVKFNKKSVRIPYDAETISAYLRDTRYKNMEARKAHLEEGKFATNILRIPSLKGLNKEKCGHPSQKPLALISKLISCSTDAGDVVLDPFLGSGTTAVAAEKEGRPWIGIECDATYAKIARQRLKTSRITLS
- the ilvN gene encoding acetolactate synthase small subunit; the encoded protein is MSDRIPATTDKKPAPLADIINIHTLSVYVNNQPGVLGRICAVFSRRGFNIESLVVSQTRDPRFSRMTIGISGHPEGLHQIIMQVNKLIDVIHCAEHNDTDAVAKELVLVKIAAGPEQRTEILQIVEHYAGKTVDLQDDSLIAMISGNTDKLDAAVRLLSKFEIVETVRTGKVVMARGLETT
- a CDS encoding NAD(+)/NADH kinase, which produces MPQRIALFGGSFNPPGLHHRVIAQRLAQEFDRVCIIPCGPRPDKPVTDSIPAVYRAALADLTFGRLPGVTVDLFDLEQSTFTPNWDLQARYEPEGEVWHVVGADLVADGATGESMIQRTWKNGASLWQTARFAVLTRPGYVMEPADLPPHSQVFQIKETGSSTVIRENLSKGRPVENLLSTRALAYIARYGLYRAPNPASWAQQSLSGHTFSAQTDPHNEKAKAWLADLGPGTEENPGFITVLGGDGAMLRCIRERWRERLPFFGINAGHLGFLMNAPEQVFGSPFPPADVILRQMPLLYIETVDREGRVQQAYGFNDAWLERSTSQSAWLQVIVNGVERIPKLVSDGALVATAAGSTAYARSMGASPLLADTPAWLLVGSNVMEPAHWRSALLSVDNTVEIRSLSPDHRPVQAYVDGLSLGEVITFRARLSRAASAELAFCASHDMADKIAAIQFHRSTDGH
- a CDS encoding DUF1549 and DUF1553 domain-containing protein; translated protein: MPRLLLTLATALTLGSPALADERPVSFVHDVMPHLQKAGCAAGNCHAKPEGQNNFKLSVFGYDPANDYHEIIRDDRGRRVFMAAPEESLLLKKATGAVPHEGGAVIAKDSEPYQILVRWLKQGAPAALENETSLVSVAVEPREQSYKKGGKQKLTATATFSDGQTKDVSELTEFLSQDKEIAQVDEHGTVTVGSTSGEGVVLVRYMGHVDVARITVPADKLLPDDLYAKLPVNNEIDRKVYDRHQKLGLLPSSTCTDEEFMRRASLDAIGILPTAERAKTFLADTRPDKRTLFINELLEHPNYADHWAVKWGDLIRPNPSRVGVKPVYLLDQWLREAFRQNMPYDQMVKELLTAEGSSHEYGPVAVFRDKRDPIDTSAFVSQIFLGVRLDCAKCHHHPSEKWTQEDYYQLAAFFGQMSRKGQAISAPISGEPEYWWYGGKGSVLHPITEAVMMPKPPDGPEMPYVEGQDPRTRLTDWMAGSDNPFFAKAIVNRLWSEFLGRGIVEPVDDFRVSNPATNEALLDWLAADFIASGYDLKHLIRTILNSRTYQLSSEPNEHNLADTKNFSRAQKRRLSAEVLLDALDDLTGVRDTFSGLPPNSRAVMTWNHKLESNFLDAFGRPNASQECPCERERKSSVIQALHLMNSNDLQAKLSAKEGKITTLVNSDLPEPQIVKEIYLAAYNRLPVAEELQTALKFFTTPGATRQTAVEDLAWALINSAEFVFNH
- a CDS encoding PadR family transcriptional regulator, with translation MDLKLINREILLSFWKVHILHHAAEEDVVGQWMIKELRHHGYDVSPGTLYPLLKRMERNGWLVSTVDESRGPKAPRAYRITKEGRSVLKLVRQQLRELGVEVDKH